Proteins encoded in a region of the Veillonella parvula genome:
- a CDS encoding prepilin peptidase — MKGTNYVIGLFVYIASILLPVIVSSKAISYTHIALYAVFSLIIIAGATIDMHYYILPDEGALVLVIGGIIYSYINDQSMLVTLLSVISVGTITYGLRLISHKGFGIGDIKWFSAIAIWLTPWEIICFFYVTFCVGSLYLLLTGYRNRYIPFGPFLCFGGWCALHGGSYMEVLYQWLRCNL; from the coding sequence ATGAAAGGGACCAATTATGTAATAGGACTTTTTGTATATATAGCATCTATATTGCTACCTGTTATAGTTTCATCAAAAGCAATATCTTATACTCACATTGCTTTGTATGCTGTGTTTTCACTCATCATCATAGCAGGTGCTACCATCGATATGCATTACTATATATTGCCTGATGAAGGGGCATTAGTTCTTGTAATAGGTGGCATTATATATAGCTATATAAATGATCAATCTATGTTAGTAACCTTATTAAGTGTTATCAGCGTAGGTACTATTACATATGGACTTCGTTTGATTAGCCATAAAGGCTTTGGCATAGGCGATATTAAATGGTTTTCTGCTATTGCAATATGGCTAACTCCATGGGAAATTATATGTTTCTTTTACGTAACTTTTTGTGTTGGTTCTCTCTATCTCTTACTCACCGGTTATCGTAATCGATATATCCCATTTGGTCCCTTTCTATGCTTTGGCGGATGGTGTGCCTTACATGGTGGTTCCTATATGGAGGTGCTTTATCAATGGTTAAGGTGCAACTTATAA
- a CDS encoding type II secretion system F family protein: MEAYEYVVKNNQNETEKGLMWGDSEQEIAIRLKRDGYRIYKISLQDKRKKHKWNHTMVVDVTYQLGLLIESGVPLRRALQLLCQGKRGLLYTALYESIERGQTLSQALRSEGCPPIALALLESGEAAGTLGESLQYISRHYDWERQLKQKVMSAISYPLFLLLMMNIFFIVTILFIIPSFEKVFTTMHITLPLMTRALFALGQGLKSHPLMVIAIHCVVIGSLAFAYKQHSIKCKVHRWLWLLAHRYQWSTCVYYTSMLKVWALLLDSGISIIQTMNITRPLWGNIYGVECSKQVEARLLSGHSLEESLRSGQIGNAFIWQMVSIGEESGELVKMLNHCGCYYESILSKYIARLERLLEPILLTIMGIGVAVLVVSVMYPLFTSIANLGGQ; encoded by the coding sequence ATGGAGGCTTATGAATATGTCGTAAAAAATAATCAAAATGAAACAGAAAAAGGTTTGATGTGGGGGGATTCAGAACAAGAAATTGCAATACGGTTAAAACGAGATGGTTATAGAATTTATAAAATATCGTTGCAGGATAAAAGAAAGAAACATAAATGGAATCATACTATGGTGGTAGATGTGACTTATCAATTAGGTCTACTCATTGAATCTGGTGTTCCATTACGGCGAGCCTTACAGTTGCTCTGCCAGGGGAAACGAGGACTACTCTATACAGCTTTATATGAATCCATAGAGCGTGGTCAGACTTTATCACAGGCTTTACGAAGTGAAGGATGTCCTCCTATTGCTTTGGCTTTACTAGAAAGTGGTGAAGCAGCGGGCACTTTGGGTGAGAGTTTACAATATATATCCCGTCACTATGATTGGGAGAGGCAGCTGAAACAAAAGGTTATGAGTGCTATTTCCTACCCTTTATTTCTTCTTTTAATGATGAATATATTTTTTATAGTTACCATTTTGTTTATTATTCCTTCGTTTGAAAAGGTATTTACTACTATGCATATTACATTACCTTTGATGACGCGAGCTCTTTTTGCATTAGGACAAGGGTTAAAATCGCATCCTCTAATGGTAATAGCTATACATTGTGTTGTAATAGGTTCCTTAGCATTTGCTTATAAACAGCATAGTATAAAGTGTAAAGTACATCGTTGGCTTTGGCTGTTGGCTCACCGATACCAATGGAGTACTTGTGTGTATTATACAAGTATGTTAAAAGTTTGGGCTCTTTTACTAGATTCTGGTATTTCTATCATTCAAACCATGAATATTACTCGCCCTTTGTGGGGGAATATATATGGTGTTGAATGTAGTAAACAAGTGGAAGCAAGATTATTATCAGGACACTCACTGGAAGAAAGTTTACGTAGTGGTCAGATAGGAAACGCTTTTATATGGCAAATGGTGTCCATTGGAGAAGAGAGTGGTGAATTAGTAAAAATGTTAAACCACTGTGGCTGCTACTATGAATCTATACTTTCAAAATATATTGCTCGTTTAGAACGATTATTGGAACCGATTTTACTAACCATAATGGGAATCGGTGTAGCCGTATTAGTTGTATCTGTTATGTATCCCTTATTTACGTCCATTGCCAACTTAGGAGGGCAATAG
- a CDS encoding competence type IV pilus major pilin ComGC: MKSVMHMIHGVNHRLEMCGQWVVDRLHISRVREGFKKSRKGGFTLVELMVVVAVIAILAAIAMPQFLSAADKARNAKETADIQIIKNATQLYMIDKNVDTPPTVENLYKEGYLTEHVKTAKGKEYTITYEVVSGGTSKSVVVKAPNEP, from the coding sequence ATGAAGTCTGTTATGCATATGATTCATGGAGTGAATCATCGATTAGAAATGTGCGGTCAATGGGTCGTAGATCGATTACATATTTCTCGTGTTCGAGAAGGGTTTAAAAAATCGAGAAAAGGCGGATTTACTCTCGTTGAATTAATGGTTGTAGTAGCGGTTATCGCTATATTAGCGGCTATTGCGATGCCACAATTCTTATCTGCTGCGGATAAAGCTCGAAACGCTAAGGAAACAGCAGATATTCAAATTATAAAAAATGCTACTCAATTGTATATGATTGACAAAAATGTCGATACACCTCCAACAGTAGAAAATCTATATAAGGAAGGATATCTTACTGAACATGTTAAGACTGCAAAAGGAAAAGAATACACTATTACTTATGAAGTTGTCAGTGGTGGGACTTCAAAATCTGTTGTTGTTAAAGCACCTAATGAGCCTTAA